One window of the Kallotenue papyrolyticum genome contains the following:
- a CDS encoding DUF302 domain-containing protein: MSTIEHAYGFGTTLDSDIATAIEQVTTALKAEGFGVLTTIDVQQTLKQKINADVEPYVILGACNPEQAHRALAAAPEIGLLLPCHVIVYRRDGATRVEIADPTALLAIARHAGLDEIADEARRRLRRALDHLTADQ; this comes from the coding sequence ATGAGCACGATTGAGCATGCCTACGGCTTCGGCACGACCCTCGACAGCGACATAGCTACGGCCATCGAACAGGTCACCACCGCCCTCAAAGCGGAAGGCTTCGGTGTCCTTACCACGATTGACGTCCAGCAAACGTTGAAGCAGAAGATCAACGCCGATGTCGAACCATATGTTATCCTTGGCGCCTGCAATCCGGAACAGGCCCACCGCGCGCTCGCTGCGGCGCCCGAGATCGGGCTGCTGCTGCCCTGTCATGTGATTGTCTATCGTCGTGATGGAGCCACGCGCGTCGAAATCGCCGACCCCACGGCGCTGCTCGCCATTGCCAGACACGCCGGACTGGACGAGATCGCCGACGAGGCCCGCCGGCGACTGAGGCGTGCACTCGATCACCTCACGGCGGACCAGTGA
- a CDS encoding DsbA family protein, with translation MNRSIYQILGTLLALLVACSALPRQPEPPPMALLPTVTPVTPTALPTPTATAPSPTTVASDSARAKLAELAIAPEEYAWQGDPAAPVTIIEYSDYGCPFCRIYAATTFPALKERYIDSGVVFYIYKDFPVVSEQGALAAQAAECAGAQGGYWPMHHKLFANPGEWNVDAAQALPILQRYAGALELDAAALRTCLTDQRYADEVRADLEEGWRLGLNGTPAFIINGKLLSGAHQIDTFATIIAQELAER, from the coding sequence ATGAACAGATCAATCTATCAGATCCTGGGCACGCTGCTCGCGCTGTTGGTCGCCTGCAGCGCGCTGCCACGCCAGCCTGAGCCTCCCCCAATGGCGCTGCTGCCCACCGTCACACCGGTGACGCCAACCGCGCTGCCTACCCCCACGGCGACCGCTCCGTCGCCAACGACGGTTGCGAGCGACAGCGCGCGCGCCAAGCTGGCCGAACTGGCGATCGCCCCAGAGGAATACGCCTGGCAAGGCGATCCCGCTGCGCCGGTCACCATCATCGAATACTCCGACTACGGCTGCCCCTTCTGCCGCATCTACGCGGCGACGACCTTTCCGGCTCTGAAGGAACGCTACATCGACAGCGGCGTAGTGTTCTACATCTACAAGGATTTTCCTGTGGTGAGCGAACAGGGCGCGCTCGCGGCACAGGCAGCCGAGTGCGCGGGCGCGCAGGGCGGCTATTGGCCAATGCATCACAAGCTATTTGCTAATCCAGGCGAGTGGAATGTCGATGCGGCGCAAGCCCTGCCGATCTTGCAGCGCTACGCCGGCGCGCTGGAGCTCGACGCCGCCGCGCTGCGCACATGCCTCACCGACCAGCGCTATGCCGATGAGGTGCGCGCTGATCTGGAGGAGGGCTGGCGCCTGGGCCTCAACGGCACGCCCGCCTTCATCATCAACGGCAAGCTGCTGAGCGGCGCGCACCAGATCGACACCTTTGCCACGATCATCGCCCAGGAGTTGGCAGAGCGCTGA
- a CDS encoding MFS transporter, giving the protein MWATQLQRRVRGAIRALSTPPASLYERNARNVMIDGMGVGLVSGVASFLSVFLTRLGASNVQVGLLTAMPAVTGALLALPLGQFIGRQRNIVAWYARSRLWVLSSYALTGLAPFLFDHAAVVAIILIWAVATVPQTLVNICFTLVMSAVAGPGRRMELMSRRWTTLGISSALSVALAGWALDLMRFPLNYQVVFLCSFVGGLISYRFSTSIELPQQAPRQVESAPWWTSLTRMRRLLGTHSAFNRFLVSQFVFRCGMAMAIPLFPLYWVRVVQASDAAIGLINMVQSGVLLVAYSLWIVVARRRGAGLVLTLCAFGLAAYPLATALTGSVWLLVLYAAIAGVFVAGTDLVIFDVVAATAPAAARGAAIGLYHTTNYLATFAAPLVGTTLANHFGIGTMLLVAAGLRLLGSALFLLWRVGTADAATPVPAPRPARAGYRR; this is encoded by the coding sequence ATGTGGGCAACCCAGCTTCAGCGGCGTGTGCGCGGCGCGATCCGCGCGCTGAGCACGCCGCCTGCATCGCTATACGAGCGCAACGCGCGCAACGTGATGATCGACGGCATGGGGGTGGGCCTGGTATCGGGCGTCGCCTCCTTTCTGTCGGTATTTCTGACGCGCCTGGGCGCTTCCAACGTGCAGGTCGGTCTGCTGACGGCCATGCCCGCCGTCACCGGCGCGCTGCTGGCGCTGCCGCTGGGGCAGTTCATCGGTCGGCAGCGCAACATCGTGGCCTGGTATGCGCGCTCGCGCCTGTGGGTGTTGTCGTCCTACGCCCTGACCGGGCTGGCGCCCTTTCTGTTTGACCATGCCGCGGTGGTCGCCATTATCCTGATCTGGGCGGTGGCGACGGTGCCTCAAACGCTGGTCAACATCTGCTTCACGCTGGTGATGAGCGCGGTCGCCGGGCCGGGCAGGCGCATGGAGCTGATGAGTCGGCGCTGGACGACGCTGGGCATCAGTAGCGCGCTGTCGGTGGCGCTGGCCGGCTGGGCGCTCGATCTGATGCGCTTTCCGCTCAACTACCAAGTGGTGTTTCTGTGCTCGTTCGTCGGCGGGCTGATCAGCTACCGCTTTTCGACCAGCATCGAGCTGCCGCAGCAGGCGCCGCGGCAGGTTGAGTCTGCGCCGTGGTGGACCTCGCTGACGCGCATGCGCCGGCTGCTGGGCACGCACAGCGCCTTCAACCGGTTTCTGGTGAGCCAGTTCGTGTTTCGCTGTGGCATGGCCATGGCGATCCCGCTCTTTCCGCTCTACTGGGTGCGCGTCGTGCAGGCCTCCGACGCGGCCATCGGCCTGATCAACATGGTGCAGAGCGGTGTGCTGTTGGTGGCCTACAGCCTGTGGATCGTGGTGGCGCGGCGGCGTGGCGCCGGGTTGGTACTGACGCTGTGCGCCTTTGGCCTGGCGGCCTATCCGCTGGCCACGGCGCTGACCGGCAGCGTCTGGCTGCTGGTGCTCTACGCGGCGATCGCCGGCGTGTTTGTCGCCGGCACCGACCTGGTGATCTTCGATGTCGTGGCGGCCACCGCTCCCGCAGCAGCGCGCGGTGCGGCGATCGGTCTGTACCACACCACCAACTACCTGGCAACCTTTGCTGCGCCACTGGTGGGCACGACGCTGGCCAACCACTTCGGCATCGGCACCATGCTGCTGGTTGCCGCCGGGCTACGCCTGCTGGGCAGCGCGCTGTTCCTGCTCTGGCGCGTCGGCACTGCCGACGCCGCCACGCCCGTCCCGGCGCCGCGTCCGGCGCGCGCCGGCTACCGTCGCTAA
- a CDS encoding carboxypeptidase M32 produces the protein MTQEALHELKSRLATIVDLNHAAALLTWDQRTYMPPGGARGRAEQLATLQRLAHELFTDTAIGRLLDRLAPLAENPDDESDDACLVRRVRRDYERATKLPAEFVSAWARARAISNKAWEQARRDSDFAAFRPHLEEQFDFARRAAEYLGYPDHPYDALLDQYEPGMTTAQVKALFAELKAGILPLLRAIVASGVQIDDSILHQPFDEARQEQFGVEVITRFGYDWQRGRQDRTVHPFAINFGRDDVRITTRFYPDFLNAALFGTMHEAGHAMYEQGTDPALSRTPLARGASLGVHESQSRLWENLVGRSRPFWEANYARLQELFPEQLGQVDLERFYRAINKVQPSLIRVEADELTYNLHIMLRFELELALLEGRVRVAELPEAWNVQMQELLGITPDNDAEGVLQDVHWSSGMVGYFPTYTLGNVLSVQLWECALADHPQIPEEIRRNEYGTLLGWLRERIHRHGRKFEPNRLIVKATGRPLTAEPYLRYLRAKFGELYGAQL, from the coding sequence ATGACTCAGGAAGCCCTGCACGAACTGAAGTCGCGTCTAGCGACCATCGTGGATCTGAACCATGCCGCCGCGCTGCTGACCTGGGATCAGCGCACCTACATGCCGCCCGGTGGCGCGCGCGGTCGCGCCGAGCAGCTCGCCACGCTGCAACGGCTGGCCCACGAGCTGTTCACCGACACGGCGATCGGCAGGCTGCTGGACCGGCTGGCGCCGCTGGCCGAGAACCCCGACGACGAGAGCGACGACGCCTGCCTGGTACGGCGCGTGCGCCGCGACTACGAGCGCGCCACCAAACTGCCCGCCGAGTTCGTCAGCGCCTGGGCGCGCGCGCGGGCGATCAGCAACAAAGCGTGGGAGCAGGCGCGCCGCGACTCGGACTTCGCCGCCTTCCGACCGCACCTGGAAGAACAGTTCGACTTTGCGCGGCGCGCCGCCGAGTACCTGGGCTACCCCGATCATCCCTATGATGCGCTGCTGGATCAGTATGAGCCGGGCATGACCACGGCCCAGGTCAAGGCGCTGTTCGCCGAGCTCAAGGCCGGCATCCTGCCGCTGCTGCGGGCGATCGTTGCGAGCGGCGTTCAGATCGACGACAGCATCCTGCACCAGCCCTTCGACGAGGCGCGCCAGGAGCAGTTCGGCGTCGAGGTGATCACACGCTTCGGCTACGACTGGCAGCGCGGTCGCCAGGATCGCACCGTGCATCCCTTTGCGATCAACTTCGGGCGCGACGATGTGCGCATCACCACGCGCTTCTACCCCGATTTTCTCAACGCAGCGCTCTTCGGCACGATGCATGAAGCCGGCCATGCCATGTACGAACAGGGCACCGATCCGGCGCTGAGCCGTACGCCACTGGCCCGTGGCGCGTCGCTGGGCGTGCATGAGTCGCAGTCGCGGCTGTGGGAGAATCTGGTTGGCCGCAGCCGACCCTTCTGGGAGGCCAACTATGCGCGGCTGCAGGAGCTGTTCCCAGAGCAGCTCGGCCAGGTCGATCTCGAGCGCTTCTACCGCGCGATCAACAAGGTGCAACCCTCGCTGATCCGCGTCGAGGCCGATGAGCTGACCTATAACCTGCACATCATGCTGCGCTTTGAGCTGGAGCTGGCGCTGCTGGAAGGGCGCGTGCGCGTCGCCGAGCTGCCCGAAGCCTGGAACGTACAGATGCAGGAGCTGCTGGGCATCACGCCCGACAACGATGCCGAGGGCGTGCTGCAGGATGTGCACTGGAGTTCGGGGATGGTCGGCTACTTCCCGACCTACACGCTGGGCAACGTGCTGTCGGTACAGTTGTGGGAGTGCGCGCTGGCGGACCATCCGCAGATTCCAGAGGAGATCCGCCGCAATGAGTACGGCACGCTGCTGGGCTGGCTGCGCGAGCGGATCCACCGCCACGGGCGCAAGTTCGAGCCCAACCGCCTGATCGTCAAGGCCACCGGTCGCCCGCTGACGGCCGAGCCGTACCTGCGCTACCTGCGCGCCAAGTTCGGCGAGCTCTACGGCGCGCAGCTCTAG
- a CDS encoding type II toxin-antitoxin system death-on-curing family toxin, translated as MSVKYLSQFDLLQIRTRLQARLRTSFDTMDIERLQAALAAPRMVVFGHELHPTLWDKAAVLLTRLIVNHPFYDGNKRIAAQAVREFLRRNGYDLTADEQALACMTRQVVAGEIDAAALGDWLEQHVAPRAADGASPRP; from the coding sequence ATGAGCGTGAAGTATCTCTCGCAATTTGACCTGTTGCAGATTCGCACCCGGCTACAGGCGCGTCTGCGCACCTCGTTCGATACCATGGACATCGAACGCCTGCAGGCCGCGCTGGCCGCGCCGCGCATGGTCGTCTTCGGCCACGAGCTGCACCCCACGCTGTGGGACAAGGCCGCGGTGCTGCTCACGCGCCTGATCGTCAACCATCCCTTTTACGACGGCAACAAGCGCATCGCCGCCCAGGCCGTGCGCGAGTTCCTGCGCCGCAACGGCTACGACCTCACGGCTGATGAGCAGGCGCTGGCGTGCATGACGCGTCAGGTGGTGGCGGGCGAGATCGACGCCGCGGCGCTGGGCGACTGGCTGGAACAGCACGTCGCGCCGCGCGCCGCGGATGGAGCGTCGCCCCGACCCTAG
- a CDS encoding type II toxin-antitoxin system death-on-curing family toxin, producing MSAAPLPTGLQLHELLLIHSLLIDTFGGMAGVTEQGFGKLASALAAPDESMFGVELYPDLPSKAGALVFRLARSHAFADGNKRLALVALILYLERHGYGLRATQDELYEFTMAVATDASQAAATAWIAERLEPYEREVSLAI from the coding sequence GTGAGCGCGGCCCCGCTGCCCACCGGCTTGCAGCTCCACGAGCTGCTGCTGATCCACAGCCTGCTGATCGATACCTTCGGCGGTATGGCCGGCGTGACCGAGCAGGGCTTCGGCAAGCTGGCCTCGGCATTGGCCGCGCCGGACGAGTCGATGTTCGGTGTGGAGCTGTATCCTGACCTGCCGTCCAAGGCCGGCGCGCTCGTTTTCCGCCTGGCGCGCAGCCACGCCTTCGCCGACGGCAACAAACGCTTGGCGCTGGTGGCGCTGATCCTGTACCTGGAACGCCACGGCTATGGTCTGCGCGCGACGCAGGACGAGCTCTACGAGTTTACCATGGCGGTGGCGACCGACGCGTCTCAGGCCGCGGCTACGGCCTGGATCGCAGAACGGCTGGAGCCCTATGAGCGTGAAGTATCTCTCGCAATTTGA
- a CDS encoding DUF2357 domain-containing protein, which yields MSGEASITINGQALDQALPVAGDFYEWEPLEIAYRPAPGVRTARLVVGTSDLGLPLARLGDDHWRWHWRAPQAVGLFDARLQLGYADGGERELAFALRVVPRKIDLERYEALVSALQHDVYGLVYALGEGRQGAAWQPGAATRSLIEAYVLLVEQQAREAVAVAEAIAARPHTRLTAREEQVALAAAERLEPAALARLDELEQVEAELLPALQQRLRAPRSRRGGLLPRAVALPRTASTLDLPEHRLLKQALRTVLWRLELVRDLARREATRRRRAQALGAGAAAVAVAEVWVARCRAAQRQVRRALTLPLLAEVSDAGAPLRLTHLMQRDARYRRLWRLLRALQGSLLIAFDSPLLWLPLHDLPTLYEQWCAVQVIRAVLRLGAPVEQRLVLGIDGEPQRRWLVRLRPHQPLLRVRCADGLELAVCYQRRYAPNRPETLGALDPFARIPDVAVEVTRGDETRVLVFDAKYRVTEDGGVPQDALDEAYAYRGAIGRRGARATLGAFLLYPGAATVLLDDQVGALPLLPGREELLAPLIERLIADAT from the coding sequence ATGTCGGGCGAAGCGTCCATCACGATCAACGGCCAGGCGCTGGATCAGGCGCTGCCCGTGGCCGGCGATTTCTACGAGTGGGAGCCCCTGGAGATCGCCTATCGGCCCGCGCCGGGGGTGCGCACGGCGCGCCTGGTGGTTGGCACAAGCGATCTGGGCCTGCCGCTGGCGCGGCTGGGCGATGACCATTGGCGCTGGCACTGGCGCGCGCCACAAGCGGTAGGTCTGTTCGATGCCAGGCTGCAGCTTGGCTACGCGGATGGCGGCGAGCGGGAGCTCGCCTTTGCGCTGCGCGTCGTGCCGCGCAAGATCGATCTGGAGCGCTACGAAGCGTTGGTGAGCGCGCTGCAGCATGATGTGTACGGTCTGGTCTATGCCCTGGGCGAGGGCCGTCAGGGCGCGGCCTGGCAGCCCGGCGCGGCGACGCGCTCGTTGATCGAAGCCTATGTGCTGCTGGTCGAGCAGCAGGCTCGCGAGGCGGTAGCGGTGGCCGAGGCGATCGCTGCCCGTCCGCACACGCGGCTGACTGCGCGGGAAGAGCAGGTGGCGCTGGCGGCAGCCGAGCGCCTCGAGCCTGCCGCGCTGGCACGGTTGGACGAACTGGAGCAGGTTGAAGCCGAGCTGTTGCCGGCGCTACAGCAGCGTCTGCGCGCGCCTCGCTCTCGCCGTGGCGGGTTGCTGCCACGCGCCGTGGCGCTGCCGCGAACGGCGTCTACGCTCGACCTGCCGGAGCATCGCCTGCTCAAGCAGGCGTTACGCACGGTGCTGTGGCGGCTGGAACTGGTGCGCGATCTGGCGCGGCGCGAAGCGACCCGTCGGCGGCGCGCGCAGGCCCTAGGCGCCGGCGCTGCGGCGGTGGCAGTGGCTGAAGTATGGGTCGCGCGCTGCCGCGCGGCGCAGCGCCAGGTACGCCGTGCCCTCACGCTGCCGCTGCTGGCGGAGGTGAGCGACGCCGGCGCGCCGCTGCGGCTCACGCACCTGATGCAGCGCGATGCGCGCTACCGGCGGCTGTGGCGGCTGCTGCGCGCGCTGCAGGGCAGCCTGCTGATCGCCTTCGACAGCCCGCTGCTCTGGCTGCCGCTGCACGATCTGCCCACGCTCTACGAGCAGTGGTGCGCCGTGCAGGTGATCCGCGCGGTGCTACGCTTGGGTGCGCCGGTGGAACAGCGTTTGGTGCTGGGCATCGATGGGGAACCGCAGCGGCGCTGGCTGGTGCGGCTGCGTCCGCACCAACCGCTGCTGCGCGTACGCTGCGCCGATGGCCTCGAACTGGCGGTCTGCTACCAGCGGCGTTACGCGCCCAACCGACCGGAGACGCTGGGCGCGCTCGATCCCTTTGCGCGCATTCCGGACGTCGCCGTCGAGGTCACCCGCGGCGACGAGACGCGCGTGCTGGTGTTTGATGCCAAATACCGCGTGACGGAGGATGGGGGCGTGCCCCAGGACGCGCTCGACGAGGCCTACGCCTACCGCGGCGCGATCGGCAGGCGCGGCGCGCGGGCGACATTGGGCGCCTTCCTGCTTTACCCCGGCGCCGCCACCGTGCTGCTCGACGACCAGGTCGGCGCGCTGCCGTTGCTGCCGGGTCGGGAGGAGCTGCTCGCGCCGCTGATCGAGCGTCTGATCGCCGACGCGACCTGA
- a CDS encoding universal stress protein: protein MLPRALAPTPEQISRLLAQSEHHLLLVGAETRLPERLLICVAGGEPGKDDIRFAARLARHLGAQVSLLAVVPPDASPDHHARVQRFLEAGQRTARLFGIQADTLLRSGVPHNAISAVMAEGQHDMLVLGAPLRLPITPGSVAGQLLAATPAYPVLIVRSTYAHRPTDERALLVEEYTR, encoded by the coding sequence GTGCTGCCGCGCGCGCTCGCGCCAACGCCCGAACAAATCTCGCGCCTGCTGGCGCAGAGCGAACACCATCTCCTGCTGGTCGGTGCCGAGACGCGGCTGCCGGAGCGCCTGCTGATCTGCGTCGCCGGCGGCGAACCCGGCAAGGACGACATCCGCTTCGCCGCGCGTCTGGCACGCCATCTGGGCGCGCAGGTCAGCCTGCTGGCAGTGGTGCCTCCCGATGCCTCACCCGATCACCACGCGCGGGTGCAGCGCTTTCTGGAAGCCGGGCAGCGCACTGCGCGTCTGTTCGGCATCCAGGCCGACACGCTGCTGCGCTCGGGCGTGCCGCACAACGCCATCAGCGCGGTGATGGCCGAGGGCCAGCACGACATGCTAGTGCTGGGCGCGCCGCTGCGCCTGCCGATCACTCCCGGCAGTGTTGCCGGTCAGCTGCTGGCTGCAACGCCGGCCTATCCGGTGTTGATCGTCCGTTCGACCTACGCTCACCGGCCAACCGATGAACGCGCGCTGCTTGTAGAGGAATACACGCGATGA